In Coregonus clupeaformis isolate EN_2021a chromosome 7, ASM2061545v1, whole genome shotgun sequence, one genomic interval encodes:
- the LOC123491276 gene encoding early nodulin-75-like, with amino-acid sequence MVSAHSAAHRPNGLRPTPLLTAQWSPPTPLLTAPMVSAPLRFSPPQWSPPHSASHRPMVSAHSASHRPMVSAHSASHRPMVSAHSASHRPNGLRPLRFSPPNGLRPLRFSPPNGLRPLRFSPPNGLRPLRFSLPNGLRPLRFSPPNGLRPLRFSPPNGLRPLRFSPPQWSPPTPLLTAPMVSAPLRCSPPQWSPPTPLLTAQWSPPTPLLTAPMVSAHSASHRPMVSAHSAAHRPNGLRPLRFSPPQWSPPHSAAHRPNGLRPLRFSPPQWSPPHSAAHRPNGLRPTPLLTAFLPFKINRMLCFTAW; translated from the coding sequence ATGGTCTCCGCCCACTCCGCTGCTCACCGCCCCAATGGTCTCCGCCCCACTCCGCTTCTCACCGCCCAATGGTCTCCGCCCACTCCGCTTCTCACCGCCCCAATGGTCTCCGCCCCACTCCGCTTCTCACCGCCCCAATGGTCTCCGCCCCACTCCGCTTCTCACCGCCCAATGGTCTCCGCCCACTCCGCTTCTCACCGCCCAATGGTCTCCGCCCACTCCGCTTCTCACCGCCCAATGGTCTCCGCCCACTCCGCTTCTCACCGCCCCAATGGTCTCCGCCCACTCCGCTTCTCACCGCCCAATGGTCTCCGCCCACTCCGCTTCTCACCGCCCAATGGTCTCCGCCCACTCCGCTTCTCACCGCCCAATGGTCTCCGCCCACTCCGCTTCTCACTGCCCAATGGTCTCCGCCCACTCCGCTTCTCACCGCCCAATGGTCTCCGCCCACTCCGCTTCTCACCGCCCAATGGTCTCCGCCCACTCCGCTTCTCACCGCCCCAATGGTCTCCGCCCACTCCGCTTCTCACCGCCCCAATGGTCTCCGCCCCACTCCGCTGCTCACCGCCCCAATGGTCTCCGCCCACTCCGCTTCTCACCGCCCAATGGTCTCCGCCCACTCCGCTTCTCACCGCCCCAATGGTCTCCGCCCACTCCGCTTCTCACCGCCCAATGGTCTCCGCCCACTCCGCTGCTCACCGCCCCAATGGTCTCCGCCCACTCCGCTTCTCACCGCCCCAATGGTCTCCGCCCCACTCCGCTGCTCACCGCCCCAATGGTCTCCGCCCACTCCGCTTCTCACCGCCCCAATGGTCTCCGCCCCACTCCGCTGCTCACCGCCCCAATGGTCTCCGCCCCACTCCGCTGCTCACCGCTTTCCTTCCATTTAAAATCAATAGGATGCTGTGTTTCACAGCGTGGTGA